One stretch of Ooceraea biroi isolate clonal line C1 chromosome 4, Obir_v5.4, whole genome shotgun sequence DNA includes these proteins:
- the LOC105275305 gene encoding COX assembly mitochondrial protein homolog isoform X2 produces the protein MKCYLLVTYYACDPDDKSMRKVEKDILVPKLMRERTKTEKCVDEVKEFHQCCLDSGLLHVVKCRKENTKMQDCMKKWYYDQDFIKECTEMYLAERTEYRRTGIPKKHRRSTKVDISI, from the exons ATGAAATGTTACTTATTAGTCACTTATTAtgcat GTGATCCCGACGACAAGTCAATGAGGAAGGTAGAGAAGGACATACTGGTGCCCAAGCTGATGCGAGAAAGAACCAAAACAGAAAAATGCGTCGATGAAGTCAAAG AATTTCATCAGTGCTGTCTCGATAGTGGATTGTTACACGTTGTAAAATgtagaaaagaaaatacaaagatGCAAGACTGCATGAAGAAATGGTACTACGATCAAGATTTCATTAAAGAATGCACAGAAATGTATCTGGCGGAGAGAACTGAGTACAGGAGGACTGGAATTCCTAAAAAGCACAGGCGA
- the LOC105275305 gene encoding COX assembly mitochondrial protein homolog isoform X1 codes for MKEQAEYKPPKIGGGPMGLGDPDDKSMRKVEKDILVPKLMRERTKTEKCVDEVKEFHQCCLDSGLLHVVKCRKENTKMQDCMKKWYYDQDFIKECTEMYLAERTEYRRTGIPKKHRRSTKVDISI; via the exons ATGAAAGAGCAGGCGGAGTACAAGCCGCCTAAAATTGGCGGGGGCCCGATGGGACTgg GTGATCCCGACGACAAGTCAATGAGGAAGGTAGAGAAGGACATACTGGTGCCCAAGCTGATGCGAGAAAGAACCAAAACAGAAAAATGCGTCGATGAAGTCAAAG AATTTCATCAGTGCTGTCTCGATAGTGGATTGTTACACGTTGTAAAATgtagaaaagaaaatacaaagatGCAAGACTGCATGAAGAAATGGTACTACGATCAAGATTTCATTAAAGAATGCACAGAAATGTATCTGGCGGAGAGAACTGAGTACAGGAGGACTGGAATTCCTAAAAAGCACAGGCGA
- the LOC105275305 gene encoding COX assembly mitochondrial protein homolog isoform X4, whose product MTGDPDDKSMRKVEKDILVPKLMRERTKTEKCVDEVKEFHQCCLDSGLLHVVKCRKENTKMQDCMKKWYYDQDFIKECTEMYLAERTEYRRTGIPKKHRRSTKVDISI is encoded by the exons ATGACAG GTGATCCCGACGACAAGTCAATGAGGAAGGTAGAGAAGGACATACTGGTGCCCAAGCTGATGCGAGAAAGAACCAAAACAGAAAAATGCGTCGATGAAGTCAAAG AATTTCATCAGTGCTGTCTCGATAGTGGATTGTTACACGTTGTAAAATgtagaaaagaaaatacaaagatGCAAGACTGCATGAAGAAATGGTACTACGATCAAGATTTCATTAAAGAATGCACAGAAATGTATCTGGCGGAGAGAACTGAGTACAGGAGGACTGGAATTCCTAAAAAGCACAGGCGA
- the LOC105275305 gene encoding COX assembly mitochondrial protein homolog isoform X3 produces MLLISHLLCDPDDKSMRKVEKDILVPKLMRERTKTEKCVDEVKEFHQCCLDSGLLHVVKCRKENTKMQDCMKKWYYDQDFIKECTEMYLAERTEYRRTGIPKKHRRSTKVDISI; encoded by the exons ATGTTACTTATTAGTCACTTATTAt GTGATCCCGACGACAAGTCAATGAGGAAGGTAGAGAAGGACATACTGGTGCCCAAGCTGATGCGAGAAAGAACCAAAACAGAAAAATGCGTCGATGAAGTCAAAG AATTTCATCAGTGCTGTCTCGATAGTGGATTGTTACACGTTGTAAAATgtagaaaagaaaatacaaagatGCAAGACTGCATGAAGAAATGGTACTACGATCAAGATTTCATTAAAGAATGCACAGAAATGTATCTGGCGGAGAGAACTGAGTACAGGAGGACTGGAATTCCTAAAAAGCACAGGCGA